From the genome of Theropithecus gelada isolate Dixy unplaced genomic scaffold, Tgel_1.0 HiC_scaffold_3800, whole genome shotgun sequence:
CTGAGGAAGCAGCTTGGCTTTCCTGGCCACTGTGCAGGCAGCCCAGGCTCAGGGGCCTATGGACAGGCCCAGTCTTGCTTCTTACAAAAGCGGGGTGAGTCACTTCTGCAGGACATCGATAGTTGGGTGGGtggcttgttttaatttttttttttttttgaggtggtgtcttgcgctgtcgcccaggctagagtgtagtgctgtgatctcagtgcactgcaacctccgcctcccgggatcaagccattctcctgtctcagcctcctgagtagctgggattatagtcgcctgccaccatgcctatctaatttttgtatttttagtggagatagggtttcaccatgttggccaggctggtcttgaactcctgacctcaggtcatcccccaccttggcctcccaaaagtgctgggattacagatgtgagccacgacAGCCAGCCCGAGGTTGCCATCTATTAACCGGAGAACAAGTTCTTgccagacactaaatctgctggcaccttgatcttcgATGTCcaaacctccagaactgtaagcaatacatttcttttgttataaGGCACCCAGTTTATAATAGTAACCTGTAGTATTTTGTTTAAGTTTTATATCAGTAGAGGaaactatttttttgagacaaggtcttgctgtgttgcccaggctggagtgtagtggtacaatcactaCTCACTGTGGCCTGACCTCAGTGatttgccagcctcagcctcctgagtaactgagactacaggcgtgtgccaccacatcccaataatttttgtatttgtttgtagagatggcatttctccATGCTGCctaggttagtctcaaactcctgggctcaagctcaggaggcccacctcagcctccgttagtgctggaattacaagcatgagccaccacacccggcctaaccggtaatatttatttatttatttacttatttttgaggcagggtctctctctaCCACCCAGACTGGaccgcagtggtgcaatcttggctcactgcaacctctgcctcctgggttcaagtgatttttgtgtctcagactcccgagtagctgacatTCTAAGTGTGCACcacaaagcctggctaatttttgtatttttagtagagacagggtttcaccatgttggccaggctggtctcaaactcctggcctcaagtgatctgcccacctcggcctcccaaagtgctgggattataggtgtgggccactgcacccagcctaactgGTAGTATTTTTGCTATAGCagctgaatggactaagacactagGCATTCCAGTATCCAGGTTTCCATTTGGCCACTCACAGATATAGGATCACCTGGGGCTCGTGGAGAGGCAGATAGAAGcttttttggaatttatttttattttttcagacctCTCACGGATGAACAGACATAGGCTTCTCACGCTTAGGTGTGGGCAACATTCTTCAAACACCTCCCTCAAAGTGGGAAAGGCCTGGGGGctcagaggagagaagagagaaggcagggagaaggtggaggtgagggagggaggatggggccCAGCGCTCAGTGGGGTGTTGGGGAGGGTGGGTTTCCACTGGGGTTTGCCCATCCACAGCTCAGTGGTGGGATCTATCGAGTATGTCTAACAAGACAGGACCCATGGCAGGTTTGGTAACTAACATCATGCAGTAgcttcttttgtctctttttctttggaaacggagtctcgctcttgttgcccagggtggagtgcagtggcacaatctcagctcactgcaacctctgcctcccgggttcaagtgattctcctgcctgcctcagcctcctgagtagctgggattacaggtgtgcaccactgcgcccgtctaatttttgtatttttcgtagagatgcggttttaccatgttggccaggctggtctcaaactcctgtcctcaggtgatctgtccaccttgacctcccaaaagtgctgggattatgggcatgagccacagtgcctggcctgttattctcttatttttatttttctcatgtttttttttctccttatattttgttttctttgtttgttagAAATCTATTTTACTTGTCACTGACTTGAAGCTCAAAACTTtcctatggccgggcgcggtggctcaagcctgtaatcccagcacgttgggaggccgagacgggtggatcacgaggtcaggagatcgagaccatcctggcgaacacggtgaaaccccgtctctactaaaaaatacaaaaaactagccgggcgaggtggtgggcgcctgtggtcccagctactcgggaggctgaggcaggagaatggcgtgaaccagggaggcagagcttgcagtgagccgagatcgcgccactgcactccatccagcctgggagacagagccagactccgtctcaaaaaaaaaaaaaaaacaacaactttcCTATTTAGTTTCTaatcactccctctctctctctcttttttgagaaggggtctcactgtgttgccctgggtggtctcaaacttctggcctcaagccatcctcccatctcggcctccccaatagctgggattacaggtatgagtcatcaTGCCTGAGTAAGTTCTTAATAAATGCTTTCTGAATGCATGgacagaagaatgaatgaatggctaagTGAATGAAGGAATCAACTTCTTTCTCCTCAGTGGGTGTGTGTGGGCACGCAGGCTGATGCTTGCCTGTAAGCGAGCCCACCCCCTGCAAAGGGAGCTACAgctctgtgtgtctctcttcaGGCTCCTCGAGCTCCTGGATCTTCTGGGGCAGCGCCGTCGTCCAGAACTGGAACCTGTGGGCCTTCAGAGCCCGGCCCACTGCAGGCTGTAGGTTCAGCTGCAGGTATTGCTCCTCCTGGTCGAACAGCGGCCAGTGTGGCAGACCCTCGCCGTTGGGGTTCCTGTAGACATGCCATCCCAGCAGGGCGGTACGAGGGTCATTCTGAGCCCCTGGAGCCCAGACCTGAGCACCCTGACTCTGGTCAGGCAAGGCAGCCAAGCAGGCCAGGTGGGCTTGGGGTAGAAGCGGGGAGGCTTCCAGAAACAGGAAACAAATTCCCTCCAGCTAGTGTCAGCTCCAGTGGGGGCGGGGCAGTCGGCTCTGATGTGTCCCTCTCTCTGAGAGGGAGACCCTGACGGTGGCACAGCACTGGTGCCCACCCTCCAGGTAGAGCGGAGAGAGGGAGCGTGTCCACTGCCCCACGGCCCCCCACCCTGTCCAAGGGGTCCCGCGGCTGGGGAAGGCGCTATCATGTGATTAAGGATGTGGGTGTGCTCATGAGGTCACCCCAGACTAGGAGATTGCTGGATGGGCACAAGCCTCCCAacccggggaggttgaggcaggggtgTGCCATCTCACCCATTTCGAGCAAAGTTGGCCCAGTACTTCA
Proteins encoded in this window:
- the LOC112617740 gene encoding cocaine esterase-like, whose translation is MSRAVHPTGSRAPVYFYEFQHQPSWVKNIKPPHVKADHVKFTEEEERLSRKTMKYWANFARNGNPNGEGLPHWPLFDQEEQYLQLNLQPAVGRALKAHRFQFWTTALPQKIQELEEPEERHTEL